One genomic window of Coffea eugenioides isolate CCC68of chromosome 1, Ceug_1.0, whole genome shotgun sequence includes the following:
- the LOC113778448 gene encoding mitogen-activated protein kinase homolog NTF6-like isoform X1 — MENDKENENNKTIVQLKGIPTHGGKYVQYSVLGNLFEVTSKYIPPIQPVGRGAYGIVCCATNSETKEEVAIKKIGNAFDNRIDAKRTLREIKLLTHMDHENIIKIKDIIRPPEKEKFNEVYIVYELMDTDLHQIICSPQALTEDHCQYFLYQLLRGLKYIHSANVLHRDLKPSNLLLNANCDLKICDFGLARTTTETDYMTEYVVTRWYRAPELLLNCSEYTTAIDIWSVGCILLEIFKREPIFPGRDYAQQLGLIVELLGSPDDEDLGFLRSENARKYVKKLPIFPKKPFSHKFPDVSPVAIDLAERMLVFDPSKRITGTPPVEGALNHPFLSSLHEINEEPTCPSPFIFDFEQTSLSEEEISELIWTESAKFNPDKTES; from the exons ATGGAAAATGACAAGGAAAACGAAAACAACAAAACCATCGTACAGTTAAAAGGCATCCCAACTCACGGCGGAAAATATGTCCAGTACAGTGTGCTGGGAAACCTCTTTGAGGTCACCTCCAAGTACATTCCCCCTATTCAACCCGTTGGCCGTGGCGCTTATGGCATCGTTTG TTGCGCAACTAATTCTGAGACAAAGGAAGAAGTCGCAATCAAGAAAATTGGGAATGCATTTGATAATAGGATTGATGCCAAACGGACCCTTCGCGAGATCAAGCTTCTTACCCATATGGATCATGAAAAT ATTATCAAGATTAAGGATATAATAAGGCCTCCGGAGAAGGAAAAGTTCAATGAGGTTTACATTGTTTATGAGTTAATGGATACTGATCTGCATCAGATAATATGTTCTCCCCAAGCACTCACAGAGGATCACTGCCAA TATTTTCTATATCAGTTATTAAGGGGACTGAAGTACATACACTCTGCCAATGTTCTGCATCGAGATCTAAAACCCAGTAATTTGCTTCTGAATGCCAATTGTGACCTCAAAATTTGTGACTTTGGCCTTGCAAGAACCACCACAGAAACGGACTATATGACCGAGTACGTTGTAACTCGGTGGTATCGCGCTCCTGAGCTACTGTTGAATTGTTCAGAATATACTACGGCAATTGATATTTGGTCAGTTGGCTGCATTTTGCTGGAGATTTTTAAAAGGGAACCTATCTTTCCAGGTAGAGACTACGCTCAGCAACTGGGGCTTATAGTGGAG CTATTGGGGTCCCCAGATGATGAAGATCTTGGATTCCTGCGGAGTGAGAATGCGAGGAAGTATGTGAAGAAGCTTCCCATCTTTCCAAAGAAACCTTTCTCCCACAAATTTCCAGACGTGTCCCCTGTTGCTATTGATCTTGCAGAGAGAATGCTGGTATTTGATCCATCTAAACGCATAACTGGTACACCTCCTG TTGAGGGAGCATTGAATCATCCGTTTCTATCAAGTCTACATGAGATAAATGAGGAGCCTACATGTCCATCCCCTTTCATCTTCGACTTTGAACAGACGTCATTGAGTGAGGAAGAGATAAGCGAGCTCATCTGGACGGAGTCTGCAAAGTTCAACCCGGATAAAACGGAGTCCTAG
- the LOC113778448 gene encoding mitogen-activated protein kinase homolog NTF6-like isoform X2, which translates to MENDKENENNKTIVQLKGIPTHGGKYVQYSVLGNLFEVTSKYIPPIQPVGRGAYGIVCCATNSETKEEVAIKKIGNAFDNRIDAKRTLREIKLLTHMDHENIIKIKDIIRPPEKEKFNEVYIVYELMDTDLHQIICSPQALTEDHCQYFLYQLLRGLKYIHSANVLHRDLKPSNLLLNANCDLKICDFGLARTTTETDYMTEYVVTRWYRAPELLLNCSEYTTAIDIWSVGCILLEIFKREPIFPGRDYAQQLGLIVELLGSPDDEDLGFLRSENARKYVKKLPIFPKKPFSHKFPDVSPVAIDLAERMLVFDPSKRITVEGALNHPFLSSLHEINEEPTCPSPFIFDFEQTSLSEEEISELIWTESAKFNPDKTES; encoded by the exons ATGGAAAATGACAAGGAAAACGAAAACAACAAAACCATCGTACAGTTAAAAGGCATCCCAACTCACGGCGGAAAATATGTCCAGTACAGTGTGCTGGGAAACCTCTTTGAGGTCACCTCCAAGTACATTCCCCCTATTCAACCCGTTGGCCGTGGCGCTTATGGCATCGTTTG TTGCGCAACTAATTCTGAGACAAAGGAAGAAGTCGCAATCAAGAAAATTGGGAATGCATTTGATAATAGGATTGATGCCAAACGGACCCTTCGCGAGATCAAGCTTCTTACCCATATGGATCATGAAAAT ATTATCAAGATTAAGGATATAATAAGGCCTCCGGAGAAGGAAAAGTTCAATGAGGTTTACATTGTTTATGAGTTAATGGATACTGATCTGCATCAGATAATATGTTCTCCCCAAGCACTCACAGAGGATCACTGCCAA TATTTTCTATATCAGTTATTAAGGGGACTGAAGTACATACACTCTGCCAATGTTCTGCATCGAGATCTAAAACCCAGTAATTTGCTTCTGAATGCCAATTGTGACCTCAAAATTTGTGACTTTGGCCTTGCAAGAACCACCACAGAAACGGACTATATGACCGAGTACGTTGTAACTCGGTGGTATCGCGCTCCTGAGCTACTGTTGAATTGTTCAGAATATACTACGGCAATTGATATTTGGTCAGTTGGCTGCATTTTGCTGGAGATTTTTAAAAGGGAACCTATCTTTCCAGGTAGAGACTACGCTCAGCAACTGGGGCTTATAGTGGAG CTATTGGGGTCCCCAGATGATGAAGATCTTGGATTCCTGCGGAGTGAGAATGCGAGGAAGTATGTGAAGAAGCTTCCCATCTTTCCAAAGAAACCTTTCTCCCACAAATTTCCAGACGTGTCCCCTGTTGCTATTGATCTTGCAGAGAGAATGCTGGTATTTGATCCATCTAAACGCATAACTG TTGAGGGAGCATTGAATCATCCGTTTCTATCAAGTCTACATGAGATAAATGAGGAGCCTACATGTCCATCCCCTTTCATCTTCGACTTTGAACAGACGTCATTGAGTGAGGAAGAGATAAGCGAGCTCATCTGGACGGAGTCTGCAAAGTTCAACCCGGATAAAACGGAGTCCTAG